In the Deltaproteobacteria bacterium genome, TCGTGGGCCTCAAGGAGAACGTCATCATGGGCCGCTTGATTCCGGCGGGCACCGGCGTGCCGAAGTACGCCAAGATGGAGGGCGTGACCGAGGAGCCCGCGGCCGCCGAGGAGCCGCTGCCGGCGCCCGAGGTGGCGCCCGAGGCGGTCGCGTGATGCGGCAAAACGTTGACAGTCGGGGGTTCGGCCCATAGGATCGCACATTTCGCCCGATGCCGACCATCAACCAGCTCGTGAAGCGAGGGCGCGCCATGAAGCGCGCCAAGCAAGCGGCGCCCGCCCTGCAAGGGTCGCCGCAGAAGCGGGGCGTGTGCACGCGCGTCTACACGCAGACCCCGAAGAAGCCGAACTCCGCCCTGCGCAAGGTGGCGCGCGTCCGCCTGACCAACGGTATCGAGGTGACCTCCTACATCCCCGGCGTCGGTCACAACCTGCAGGAGCACTCGGTGGTCCTCATCCGCGGGGGGCGGGTGAAGGACCTGCCCGGGGTTCGCTATCACATCATCCGCGGGACCCTCGACTCGATCGGCGTCCAGGATCGACGTCAGGGCCGCTCGAAGTACGGAGCGAAAAGACCGAAGTGAGGACGGCGGTCCTCGGGCCGGCGCCGCAGGGTTGCGGCTCCGGTCCCTGGCCGCGTGTGCACTGAGCCGCCATGCCACGGAAAGGTGAAGTCAAGCGTCGGGACATCCTGCCCGATCCCAAGTACCACGATCGAACGGTGACCAAATTCATCAACGCCATGCTCGTCGACGGCAAGAAGAGCCTCGCCGAGCGCGTCCTCTATCAGGCCCTGGCGATCGTCGGCGAGCGCGCCAAGGAGGACCCGCTCGGGGTCTTCAAGCGGGGGCTCGAGCAGGTGAAGCCGCTGGTCGAGGTCCGCTCGCGCCGGGTGGGCGGCGCCACCTACCAGGTGCCGGTCGAGGTCCGTCCGCAGCGGCGCATGTCCCTCGCCATGCGCTGGATCGTCCAGAACGCCCGCTCGCGTCCCGAGAAGTCGATGGTGGCCAAGCTCGCGGGCGAGATCCTCGACGCCGCGAACGCGCGCGGGGGGGCGGTCAAGAAAAAGGAGGACACGCACCGCATGGCGGAGGCCAACAAGGCCTTCGCCCACTACCGCTGGTAGTCGGTGCCACCGGCCATGCCTCGCCCCGTTCCGCTCGAGAGGACCCGCAACATCGGCATCATGGCGCACATCGATGCCGGCAAGACGACGACGACCGAGCGCATCCTCTACTACACCGGCATCAGCTACAAGATCGGCGAGGTCCACGAAGGCACGGCGGTCATGGACTGGATGGTGCAGGAGCAGGAGCGCGGCATCACCATCACGTCGGCCGCCACCACCTGCTTCTGGCAGGACCACCGCATCAACATCATCGACACGCCCGGGCACGTCGACTTCACGATCGAGGTCGAGCGCAGCCTGCGCGTGCTCGACGGCGCGGTCGCCGTGTTCTGCGGCGTCGGCGGCGTGGAGCCGCAGTCCGAGACGGTCTGGCGCCAGGCCGACCGCTACCAGGTGCCGCGCGTCGCCTTCGTCAACAAGATGGACCGCGTCGGCGCCGACTTCGACCGCGTCGTCCGTGAGATGCGCGAGCGGCTGCGGGCGAACCCCGTCGTCGTCCAGCTCCCGCTCGGTGTCGAGGACGAGTTCCGCGGCATCATCGACCTCGTCGCCATGAAGGCCATCGTCTGGGAGGACGAGAGCCTCGGGGCGCGCTACCGGGAGGAGGAGATCCCCGCCGACGTCCGGAGCGCGGCGGAGGCGGCGCGCGAGCGCCTCCTCGAGGCGCTCGCCGACGTGAGCGAGCCGCTCATGGAGCGGTACCTGAACGGCGAGACGATCTCCGAGGTCGACGTCCGTGCCGTGCTCCGCGCCGGAACCGTCGAGATGAAGCTCGTGCCGGTGTTCTGCGGGAGCGCCTTCAAGAACAAGGGCGTCCAGCTGCTGCTCGACGCCGTCGTCGCCTACCTCCCCTCGCCGCTCGACGTCCCGCCGGTCCGGGGCGTGAACCCGAACTCCGGCCACGAGGAGGAGCGTTTCGCACGCGACGACGAGCCGTTCACGGCGCTCGCCTTCAAGATCATGAGCGACCCCTACGTCGGCACGCTCACCTTCCTCCGCGTCTACTCCGGGGTGATGACCTCGGGCTCCTACGTCTACAACTCCGTGAAGGGCAAGAAGGAGCGCATCGGCCGGCTGCTCAAGATGCACGCCAACAAGCGCGAGGAGATCAAGGAGGTCTACGCCGGCGACATCGCGGCGGCGGTCGGTCTGCGTGACACGACCACGGGCGACACGCTGTGCGACGAGACGCGCCCGATCGTCCTCGAGCGCATGCAGTTCCCCGATCCCGTGATCTCCATCGCCATCGAGCCGAAGACGAAGGCCGATCAGGAGCGGCTCGGCGGGTCGCTCCACAAGCTCGCCACCGAGGATCCCTCCTTCCGGGTCTCGACCAACACCGAGACGGGGCAGACGCTCATCTCGGGGATGGGCGAGCTGCACCTCGAGATCATCGTCGACCGGCTGCTGCGCGAGTTCAAGGTCGACGCCAACGTCGGCAAGCCGCAGGTCGCCTACAAGGAGACGGTCCGCAAGGCGGTCGAGCACGAGGCCAAGTTCATCCGTCAGACGGGCGGCCGCGGGCAGTACGGCCACGTCGTGCTGCGCGTCGAGCCGCTGCCGGCCGGCGGCGGCTTCGAGTTCGTGGACGGGACCAAGGGTGGCGTCATCCCGCGCGAGTACATCCCGGCGATCGAGAAGGGCGTCAAGGAGGCGATGGAGTCGGGCGTGCTCGCCGGCTACCCGGTGGTCGACGTGAAGGCGACGGTCGTCTACGGCTCCTACCACGAGGTCGACTCCTCGGAGATCGCGTTCAAGATCGCCGGCTCGATGGCCTTCAAGGAGGCGATGGCGAAGGCGTCGCCGGTCATCCTCGAGCCGATCATGTCGCTCGAGGTGGTGACGCCCGAGGAGTTCATGGGCGACGTGATCAGTGACATCAACCGGCGGCGTGGCCGCATCGCGGGGCAGGAGCCGCGGGGCAACGCGCAGGTCATCGCGGCGCACGTGCCGCTCGCCGAGATGTTCGGGTATGCCACGGATCTGCGGTCGCGCTCGCAGGGGCGCGCGACCTTCACGATGCAGTTCTCGCACTACGAGCCGGTGCCAAAGGGCGTCGGCCCCGAGGCGCTCCGCCAGGGCGGGATGCGTCTCGCGGAAGCTTCACAGCTGGGCTAAGAGCGCGACGGAGGGAACACCGCCATGGCGAAGGCAAAGTTCGAGCGCAAGAAGCCGCACGTCAACGTGGGGACGATCGGACACATCGACCACGGGAAGACGACGCTCACGGCAGCGATCACCAAGGCCCAGGCTGCGAAGGGCTTCGGGCAGTTCGTGCCCTTCGACCAGATCGACAAGGCGCCCGAGGAGCGCGAGCGCGGCATCACCATCGCGACCGCGCACGTGGAGTACGAGACCGGGAAGCGCCACTACGCCCACGTCGACTGCCCGGGCCACGCCGACTACATCAAGAACATGATCACCGGGGCGGCCCAGATGGACGGCGCGATCCTGGTGGTCGCCGCCACGGACGGCCCGATGCCCCAGACGCGCGAGCACATCCTGCTGGCCCGCCAGGTCGGCGTTCCCGCGATCGTCGTCTACATGAACAAGGTCGATGCGGTCGAGGACAAGGAGCTCCTCGACCTGGTCGAGCTCGAGGTGCGGGAGCTGCTCTCCAAGTACGAGTTCCCGGGCGACGAGATCCCGATCATCCGCGGCAGCGCGCTGAAGGCGCTCGAGGGCGATCCGGGCGAGCTCGGCGCCGGCTCCATCCAGAAGCTCATGGACGCGGTCGACAACTACATCCCCGAGCCGAAGCGCGAGGTCGACAAGCCCTTCCTGATGCCGGTCGAGGACGTGTTCTCGATCAGCGGCCGCGGCACCGTGGCCACCGGCCGCGTCGAGCGCGGCAAGATCAAGGTGGGCGAGGAGGTGGAGATCGTCGGCATCAAGCCGACCACCAAGACCGTCGTCACCGGCGTGGAGATGTTCCGCAAGCTCCTCGACGAGGGCCTCGCGGGCGACAACATCGGCTGCCTGCTGCGTGGCGTGAAGCGCGAGGACATCGAGCGCGGCCAGGTGCTCGCGAAGCCCGGCTCGATCACGCCTCACACGAAGTTCCAGGCGGAGGCCTACGTCCTCACCAAGGAGGAGGGCGGCCGGCACACGCCCTTCTTCAACGGCTACCGGCCCCAGTTCTACTTCCGGACCACCGACGTGACGGGCGTTTGCACGCTGCCGGAGGGCACCGAGATGGTGATGCCGGGCGACAATGTGCAGGTCAAGGTGGACCTCATCACTCCCATCGCAATGGACGAGGGGCTGCGCTTCGCGATCCGCGAGGGCGGGCGCACCGTCGGCGCCGGCGTGGTGACGAAGATATTCGAGTAAACGCGACGTGAACGAGAAGATCCGCATCCGCTTGAAGGCGTACGATCACCGGTTGCTCGACCAGTCGGTGCGCGAGATCGTGGAGACCGTGCGCCGGACGGGCGGACGGGTTGCAGGGCCGATCCCGTTGCCGACGCACATCGAGCGCTTCACGGTGAACCGCTCGCCGCACGTCGACAAGAAGTCACGCGAGCAATTCGAGATCCGCACCCACAAGCGGCTGCTCGACATCCTCGAGCCCACGCAGCAGACCATCGACGCACTCGGCAAGCTCGACCTGGCTGCCGGGGTCGACGTGGAGATCAAGCTGCAGTAGCCATGGCGCTCCCAGGTCTCATCGGACGGAAGCTCGGCATGACGCAGGTGTATACCGCCCAGGGCATCCTCGTGCCGGTCACCGTCCTCCAGGCGGGCCCGTGTACGGTGGTCGCCACCCGCCAGCCCGAGCGCGACGGCTACGCCGCCGCCCAGCTCGGCTTCGGCTCTGCCAAGACGGGGCGGCTGTCGAAGCCCGTGCAAGGCCAGTTCAAGAAGGCGGGGACCGGCGCCTTCGCCGTGCTGCGCGAGTTCCGGCTCGCGGGCGAAGAGGCGCCCGCGGTCGGCGCCGAGGTTCGGGTCGGCGACGTCTTCAAGCCGGGCGAGGTGGTGCATGTCGCCGGCGTCACCAAGGGCCGCGGCACCGCCGGCGTCATGAAGCGACACAACTTCGCGGGCTTCCCGGGCTCGCACGGGACGCACGAGTACTTCCGGCACGGGGGCTCGATCGGCAACCGCTCCTTCCCGGGTCGCATCTTCAAGGGCAAGCGCATGGCCGGCCGCTACGGCGCGGAGCGGGTGACGACCCGGAACCTCGAGGTCGTCGCCGTGCGGCCGGACGAGAACCTCCTGCTCGTCCGTGGTGCCGTGCCGGGCGCCCGCCACGGCACCGTCGTGATCCACAAGCCCGCGTCGGAGGCGCGCCGATGAGCCCGGAGACCGTGAGCCTGCCGGTGCTGTCGCAGGCGCGCGAGCGCGTCGGTGAGGTGAGCGTCCCCGCAACGGTCATCGCCGGTCCGGTGCGCGAGGCCCTTCTCCACGAGGCGGTGCGCAGCCAGCTGGCTGGCCGGCGCGCCGGTACGGCCGCGACCAAGACCCGCGGGCTGGTCAGCGGCGGCGGCA is a window encoding:
- a CDS encoding 30S ribosomal protein S12, with protein sequence MPTINQLVKRGRAMKRAKQAAPALQGSPQKRGVCTRVYTQTPKKPNSALRKVARVRLTNGIEVTSYIPGVGHNLQEHSVVLIRGGRVKDLPGVRYHIIRGTLDSIGVQDRRQGRSKYGAKRPK
- the rpsG gene encoding 30S ribosomal protein S7, which produces MPRKGEVKRRDILPDPKYHDRTVTKFINAMLVDGKKSLAERVLYQALAIVGERAKEDPLGVFKRGLEQVKPLVEVRSRRVGGATYQVPVEVRPQRRMSLAMRWIVQNARSRPEKSMVAKLAGEILDAANARGGAVKKKEDTHRMAEANKAFAHYRW
- the fusA gene encoding elongation factor G: MPRPVPLERTRNIGIMAHIDAGKTTTTERILYYTGISYKIGEVHEGTAVMDWMVQEQERGITITSAATTCFWQDHRINIIDTPGHVDFTIEVERSLRVLDGAVAVFCGVGGVEPQSETVWRQADRYQVPRVAFVNKMDRVGADFDRVVREMRERLRANPVVVQLPLGVEDEFRGIIDLVAMKAIVWEDESLGARYREEEIPADVRSAAEAARERLLEALADVSEPLMERYLNGETISEVDVRAVLRAGTVEMKLVPVFCGSAFKNKGVQLLLDAVVAYLPSPLDVPPVRGVNPNSGHEEERFARDDEPFTALAFKIMSDPYVGTLTFLRVYSGVMTSGSYVYNSVKGKKERIGRLLKMHANKREEIKEVYAGDIAAAVGLRDTTTGDTLCDETRPIVLERMQFPDPVISIAIEPKTKADQERLGGSLHKLATEDPSFRVSTNTETGQTLISGMGELHLEIIVDRLLREFKVDANVGKPQVAYKETVRKAVEHEAKFIRQTGGRGQYGHVVLRVEPLPAGGGFEFVDGTKGGVIPREYIPAIEKGVKEAMESGVLAGYPVVDVKATVVYGSYHEVDSSEIAFKIAGSMAFKEAMAKASPVILEPIMSLEVVTPEEFMGDVISDINRRRGRIAGQEPRGNAQVIAAHVPLAEMFGYATDLRSRSQGRATFTMQFSHYEPVPKGVGPEALRQGGMRLAEASQLG
- the tuf gene encoding elongation factor Tu, translated to MAKAKFERKKPHVNVGTIGHIDHGKTTLTAAITKAQAAKGFGQFVPFDQIDKAPEERERGITIATAHVEYETGKRHYAHVDCPGHADYIKNMITGAAQMDGAILVVAATDGPMPQTREHILLARQVGVPAIVVYMNKVDAVEDKELLDLVELEVRELLSKYEFPGDEIPIIRGSALKALEGDPGELGAGSIQKLMDAVDNYIPEPKREVDKPFLMPVEDVFSISGRGTVATGRVERGKIKVGEEVEIVGIKPTTKTVVTGVEMFRKLLDEGLAGDNIGCLLRGVKREDIERGQVLAKPGSITPHTKFQAEAYVLTKEEGGRHTPFFNGYRPQFYFRTTDVTGVCTLPEGTEMVMPGDNVQVKVDLITPIAMDEGLRFAIREGGRTVGAGVVTKIFE
- the rpsJ gene encoding 30S ribosomal protein S10 translates to MNEKIRIRLKAYDHRLLDQSVREIVETVRRTGGRVAGPIPLPTHIERFTVNRSPHVDKKSREQFEIRTHKRLLDILEPTQQTIDALGKLDLAAGVDVEIKLQ
- a CDS encoding 50S ribosomal protein L3, encoding MALPGLIGRKLGMTQVYTAQGILVPVTVLQAGPCTVVATRQPERDGYAAAQLGFGSAKTGRLSKPVQGQFKKAGTGAFAVLREFRLAGEEAPAVGAEVRVGDVFKPGEVVHVAGVTKGRGTAGVMKRHNFAGFPGSHGTHEYFRHGGSIGNRSFPGRIFKGKRMAGRYGAERVTTRNLEVVAVRPDENLLLVRGAVPGARHGTVVIHKPASEARR